The sequence CGATTAATCGAAGAATCAAACATTCTGATTAATCAATATAGTGATTAAtcaatttttctaattaatctatttttgtaaatttaaataattttttttggaaattattcaaacaacaaactaaataaacCGGTTTGTTAAAAACCGGTTTACGGAAACCGGCcgaatttacataaaaaaatcgattgacCGATTTATGATCATACATTTAATCAGTATATTAATTTCGAGAACTTTACTCAGGGTAATTTGacgaaaaatttgttatttactttttattccatttttttgTCTATGCGTTAGAGATAATTTCAGGACCGATTGTGATGACATTGTTAAATAGCACGTTAAACCACTGAGACTTAGTAATCACTTTAGACTCCTTCCCTTGTACTTTTGAGAATTTTAGATGGCTTACAAGGGTGGGTTAATTTGTTCGGGTGAGAAAAAACGTGACGGTGTATAGCAATATCgtaatctacacaaaattctaagaaaattacaaaaagaaagtatgggtctaaaacattggtctccagcagtacgcccgcgggcaccgtctatgtgtgagtttcttatacatatatgtgaaaccgaaattaaaaaatgaacatGAGTTATTTTAGAAGTGTTGACAGTGaaggatattttcataagaaatttggttCAGTGTACACAGATCGTAACATTAGAATACGAAGCAAATCTATTGTTGTGAGAGTTTGGTCAACAATGTACACtggttttttccgttttttttttggcataaactCTAACTTAAAagcaattgaattgaaatttggtTTGTATACATTCCATACTCCCAAGATGACCTGCCAAGTTTCATATGATTTGGGGCACAATTTCATATAGCTGCTATATAGCCGATCAGACCGATTTGCCCcaactttgttgtttataaGGCTATTGAAGTGAAATTTGATTTGTATACATCTTTTATGTTCCTAAGAAGACCTACCAAATTTCATATGATTTGGAGCACTATTTCATATAGCTGCCATATAACCGATCTGGACGACATTTTGACGTTTccactaaaaatattatttttaaattttgattttttcgaaaACGTGTGGATTCGGACAAAAAGGATTCGTTTCTTATTAATCTGCACACTTTGGTTAATAACTTCTCACTTACAACTTGTTGCAAAGCGTTGCAAAAAGTAAAAGTACATGTAAAAGTACTGATCCACGAAACCCAACTACACCTGTTAAGCTCAttctaaaaatacatataaacaaaacacgGTACAATTGGTCAAAAACACATAGCAACGTCACAGACATTGGTAGACTATAGTTTTACATACCAGGACAAACGTTTTCCATactatttattttcacttttgtgTAAACTTTCGCCAGAACAAACAATCAAAGTTGCAAAATTTTCCCCACCAATTTCACACAAAACGAGTGGTACATAATAAGCTTTCTTTAACAGCGCGCAAACAGAACAGTATTGCTCCACatgttaaagttaaatattttttttctaattttaaaatacttaaacaaaaaaaatttagtttttaccccaaaaaaacgaaaaaaaaacagtgtacaatggtctaaaatcaaaatcttgCTGCCGCCGAGAGACataaagatttaagatttgttttaaaaaattctttactGTGTATTTTGAAGTCTCTCAGCTTTTTATTTTGGATCTATAGCTTcttgggaaaattttcttatgatttttcgtagattttgtttttgcttgcgcctgttgaccaaaaaaatttacccaCCCTATTGCTTACGCTTTTATTTACGATTGAGTCTTAACACTTTATCATATATAGTATGTTCATCAAATTTATTCACATCTTAATATAATTgcttttttaagtaatttttcaaaacgTTATAATATGGCGGAATTTTgggtatattttaattaaattgtttgggCCAACGCAGTATTTCCATTACTAAAcgtatttattttccattcacttaaataatatattatttgCATTAACATTAGTATTGCCTGGTGAGGCAGTAGAAATACTGAAAGTTTCAACGTTATCTCCTGGATTCTGTTGTTGCGGTTGATTAATGTCTGGCATTGGCTCTTCAGTAATAGGAACAACTGTTGTTGTTTTGCGTCTTCGTTTTCGGCGAATTGCGGGCGTAACTGCtacaaaattatatgaaaattgttaaggttaAGATAATtgtgtttgaaaaataatacaGCTAAATACCATTTCCTGGAGCTTGAGTGTTATCtgcattaatatttaatattgttggtGATTCAGCAGAAAGACTAATAGCATCACAAGGAAGACTTAAAGCTTCtgaattattttgttgttgcggtAGATTATTGTTTGGCATTGGAGCGTCATTTAAGCAAGGAGTTTTCGTTGTACTAGGagcaattgttgttgttttgcgtCTACGTTTTCGATGAGCTGCAGCCGATCCAGCTACATAACCCGCAATGAAGTTATCTGAAATCATAAGTGTTAAACAAAAACTGCATTTAAgctgaaatatattaaaaaaaataccatttccTGACGAATGTGTGTTTTGCTGTTGCGAATTAACGATATAGACAGGTTGATTAGATATGCGCGGTTTTGCTATAGGTTGATTAGGTTGACGCGAAATAGCTGCAGGAGAATTTGCTACTTTTCCCGGATTTGGATTACTGGCTTGTTGTTTAGGATAACTGTTTACTGAACTTCCACTTTTATGTTGACCGCTTTCATTATGATGggcaataattttattattctttaaagGAGCAGTACGCTGTGATTTAATACGCCTGCGTGCATCGGTACATCTTGTATATGCGATTACGACAATTAGCGTACTAAtcaataactttttcaaattcattatttttgttaatttgtgtACACAAGTTATTCACGATTTGTTCGTTGTTTATAATGAAATGATTAGGTTTGCCAagtattttatgaatttatacTGGATACTTTagcaattatattaatttcgattgacacaaaatataattttattttgatattttaatatcttccaaaaattaatgaatgaattataTGTAAGTAATCTTATAcacaaagaaatttaaataaaattaaagcgtAATTGAATCAAAATGCTTTGTatttttagtattattattgccatatcttgtattaataagtcattaacaAGTATCTACATTTGGTATAagagatatttatttaattaataaggtaaaaacaataataaatgttattattttttgtaattacaaTTATTAAGTCTTACAATTTCTAGGTTATTATTTCAATtcaacaaaataacaaacaatttcaatttacgtctttataaaaaacaagtaagaaagtatggtcggtgaagcccgaccatagaatatcctacactaagtaaatgagcaaaaacatttttcttttaaaatttcaataatttatattcgtgagtgattttcaaaattggcctTATATgcgggctatgaccaattatggaccgatcatcataaaattaggtcatgtTGTTTAtgactatatgaaagttatttatgttgaattttatgtgtacgGTTTGTCGGTTagccgaaaattggccttttttcgaaaaccggtttttcggttaaccagttaaaccggttaaccgttatatatgtgtagaaaacataaaatgtcctataaagtataaaagcaataaatatacaaaagtgctaagtccatgttattttgtaaaagtttcaaaattattatctcagtcaaatggaattgagtataaatatgttactaaatatataatacttgttttaattattagttaattcattaaatttcaacctaaaaatgtaaatcaattttttaattagatatttgataattttgaaatttattatcactttctgatatgaaatagaaaattttacaattgttaCAAAAAAGGACATATACGATGCAAGCgttcttcttctttttttttttttttttttcatcatttatttattgtatcttcattatttaatgaactaacaataagtggttcaaatcttatatctaatattattatttaattagtccagccagtgccggacgaaaaaattttgtgttcatggttgttttggttaaattggcattcttccttctagattaggtctgctgtgtccctccttcttaatcgagtgtggccacggttatctaatatgttgcgggccagcgggtttgggtgaacttcaagtttttttaaatatttttgtacgtttttcgagatttcagtttttacaatgggcacgtttagatctttgtgtatattcgcgtttttgatataccagggggcaactgtgatcattcttagaaacttgttttggcgtctttggatcttttctacatttgacgctgaggccgtgccccataactgtatgccataacaccatatcggttttatgatcatgttataaagtagaagtttacaatctaaactaagcgtggagtttctgccaataagccaattaatttgaattgatttcaatttcatttgagtcaactttgcatctatatgtcttttccatgtaaggcgacgatcgagatgtattccgaggtatttcacttccgattgttgaattattgtttggttattgatatgaataggggggcatgattctctacgcaatgtaaatgtaatgtgtgtacatttttgctcgttgactttaattttccattgttttaaccatttttctaattcaaatatgtggttttgtaagtgacgagacgcttcttgagggttttcatgaatgcttagaatagcagtatcatcagcaaatgttgatgtatgagtgcgattgttagttggcatgtcagacgaatacatcaaatataaaaaaggtcccaggatactgccttgggggactccagcttcaatgggttgtgcagtacttaaaaagtttccctctttaaccttaaatgttcgaccagttaaatagctttccaacagcttatgtgtgtttgccggtaaatttttactcaatttgtatattaatccagcatgccataccttatcaaacgcttgagagatgtcgatgaagagtgcagaacagtatttcttttcttcaaacgcttttctcaccatatttacaagtctatgggtttgttcgatagtactgtgttttcttctaaatccaaattgatgattcggaatacaattgttttcagttaacatcgggtacaacttgttcataagtatcttctcaaatagctttgatatattagacaataggctgatgggtctgtatgattctacttttgtgtgatcttttcccggcttgggtatcatggtaaccagtgaaaccttccattctggaggataatattcaagtcgtaatatagcattaaaaataaaaagaattatttttattgctatccggggtagctccataagcatcttgttgctgatcttatccataccaggcgctttcttgggatttaaatcagcaatagcattttcgatctctcgaatctcaaaacgtaggggtacggctgctgcaaaatagggtgcaacaggtggcaactcaattgcttcgtttgatgtgttcggtgtaaatactttttttaaatgattaacaaacagattccctttttcagtatcatttctttcccaaccaccacttgaatttcgcaagggggacttacatataacgggtcttttaagattttttgttgctcgccataatgagtaatccgattgcggggtagcgtccaggctttctaaatatttattcaatgattccatttttcgaaattccaagagttttttaagtctttttatacaatctttaagcttcgattttagttggggggatctgtgcaattgccactctcttcgaaatcttcttttttcatttaagagccgttcgacatctgcagaattaattctattatatctgaattgtcggggtgtttgggtagcatgttgagcagccattctgagatttttatcgaaattgattagagagtgatcgatgttttctggtgttcttagcggtatgttttccgagcaatgtgtactgaggtattttttatatttgagccaatttattcttgtgcctgccatcgctaaattaccagtcggggatacaatttctagggggctcaataaagtaataatagtgggtgagtgatctgaagatagttccagcgaggattcaatttgaatcatttctctagggatatttttcatcacgttCTTCTtcttaaatttgattatttgtcattataaatcataccaaataattaataaaactccattatcagatttcaaaaatatttcaaatcgtggattttagaacgttttttgtctctcctgtaatatttctgaaaaggattTTGTACACTAATGGTGTTTTCCTTTCTGACATAAATTAtgctttattctgccttttaccatTCTTTGtattcttttctgaaaaaaatgtagtttggtcgtgttcttttctaataatgttaccctaaaaccctgaatatatgcaacatgtttcaccctcaattttatcaaaggctcataatatttagaagctacataaaagaaaagtgcATAAATgataatgatttttgttctattgtgatcgttaaatatgcaacacattatgagggtatgggtaacctttaagaaatggtacaaaatatataggcaacagtttgtgtcagaaaagaaaacaccataagaaacgaaatgaataataaaataaacttttaagaacaaaatccactaatgaagtcaaatttattgaaagaacaaattaaacgtttggtaaaatcatcactaagtttatactgaatcattattaagattttaatttttaatagtttcattatgagtaatttattctgaaaaagtttttcactAAACTCATCATcttctactatttagaatcattgaaaTTCTTATATTAATCTAAAtaggttcgcaaaaaaccgagatttcgaagaaaaaccggtttttcggttaaccggtttataaacactaataccaacacgttaaagtgattttcggaagagggtcttatatgggagctatgactaattatggaccgatcataataaaatttggtggcatgaattccgtatatataaaatttatttggagcaaaatctgtgaaaatacataaataaattaaatatttatgaccgacaaagtccaatttcgggagaacatttgtttggggctaagtgaaatgatggaccgatttcttccattttcaatatgctcggtccttgtgccgaaaaaattatatgtaccaaattttatcgaaataacttcaaaattgcgatctgtactgtgcgcaaaattttacatggacagccagctagCCGACCAGCCATCCAgactaacattttttaatcggctcagagCTCGATTCTGAGTCAATCGGTTACTTAAGACCCTTGtggaccaaggctttaaatcgtttaaaaagttttatttttttaataaatattgaaaattaggacttcaggaagttatttacaaaattttaactttgtggaggaTCTGCAAGAAACCGAAAGGGACCTGGTACCGTTAAGATAAAAAAGCTCatcgattttgtttaaaatttagtaatatattgattagttttaacattttctattacgAAACAGTATTTTATACCATTACAACACAAATAAACATCACAATGAGAGCATGAAATAATTCACCAttattctgggtaagcgagtttgcaaataggcaaaaaaaatatattattccaaagatgatagtgtacttcaaagtacttttgggcaaaaatggtaaaaatatgttttgttttaattttgtaagctgggtgttagactaatatttttgggctttacaaacatctgcacagacgcataataccctctccactatggtggtgtagggtataaagatCGTTTAAATCGAGGTTATTCCACATCCCTCGAATAGCGCAAGGAATACAAAAAACGCGATAAAAAATTATCGTGAAAATCGataactaatttatttatttattgtaaaacattattatttacactagtatttaatatatttattgattCAGTAGAAGAACTAATGGATCCACAATTAACTACTGGATTCTGCTGTTGCGGgtgatttaatttttgtattggaCCTAAAATTGTAAGGGTTATATAATTGCTTAATACTGTAGATAATATAAATACCATTTCCAGAAGCATGTAAATTTTGCTGTTGTAAATTAACCAAATATGCAGGTTGATTAGGATTTTGCCAAGCATCTGTTGGTGGATTTGAAACATCTCTATTATTTTGATTATATCCAGAAGCATgtacattttgtaaattactGTCATAGACAATATTATTCGGATTTTGGAAAGCAGCTAATGGAGGATTTGCTACTTCTCCATTATACAGATTATGGGTTTGTTGATTTGGATAACTGTCTGGTAAACTATACTGTTGAGCACCAGATATTGGAGCTTCAGTTAAGCATTGATTTGTTGTAGTGGTAGgaactgatgttgttgatgttgttgttttggGAGCcactgttgttgtagttgttgttgttcttcgTTTACGCATTCGGCGAGCAGCAGCCGAACCTGCAGCATAACCTGCTTCAAAGTCATCTGGAATTTAAGgcttaaataagtttttttataaaataataatatatgtatctatAAATACCATTTCCAGAAGAATGGGCGTTTTGTTGCTGTACATGAACAACATAAACAGGTTGATTAGGAATATGCGAAGTATCTGTGTTATGATTTGCTATGGCTTGATTAGGACCATGCAAAGTATCTGTGGTCTGATGAGCTATGGCTTGATTAGGACCATGAGAAGTATCTGTTTGAGTATTTACTACAGGTTGATTAGGACCATGCAAAGTATCTGTGTGATGATTTGCTATGGCTTGATTAGGACCATGCGAAGTATCTGTGTGAGTATTTACTGCATGTTGATTAGGACCATGCGAATTATCGATGTGATGATTTTCTGCAttaattgtatttgttttatggGTTCTTTGTTTTGGATGACTGTCAGGTGATCTGTGATGTGTACTATCAGCAATATGCTGTCCACTTTCACTCCCTCGTTTATTATGACCGCTTCCACTATGATGAGTTACAGTTTTCTTCCTATTACGTGTGCGTGCTTCGACGCATATTGTACATAAGATTGCTACAATCAGTGTACtaaataacacaattttcaaattcattacttttgctaaattattttaacaaattattcgcGATATTTAAgttgtttgaattgaaatgattATGTTTGCCAAGTGTTTTGTGAATTTATACTGTAGTCGCATtaaattatttgcattttttaaatttgataacgCTTTGTATCAATATTGATTgggaataataataaaataaaatatataaatattattttgacgCCATAATAATCTATTTCATAACGAAtagagcaaaatttaaattattgtgaaTTCCTAAAGATTAAAGATCAgtttattgattttgttttattatttggaatacatattttttttgaagtaATTGATTAATAGGTTGACTCGtctaaatatttataagaaatttttcattaattcagAGTAAcgataaattttaaggaatttttgaaagaaaaaaaattgaattaatttatttaataaaaacaattcttatagtttttaaaaatgtaccatGACAATGCTTTTGCCATCcacattgtaaataaatattctgCAATTTGGAATTTGCCTCCATTTGTATAGTAAAGTGTTGTCAACCACAAAAAAACGCGTTTTTATTActgaataaaatatcaaaatgatGCTCAATACTCCATAAACATGAATTCGATAATATTGATACGGACGATATATGGTTTGAACAAAACTAAACTCTtatttttcaaactattttcttttttggttcGCAACACTATACTGCATGAGTGGAGGAATAAATTGACCTATAAAATATTTCGTTATTACAACTTcctcgaaaaaaaaaaatatttttttcgaaaatatggTAATGCCAGAGAAAGAACCGATAACTTTTGACAAATTAGTTGTACATAGTGGCAACGACATTATGACTGtttgtgaaataaaataaaaattcggaCGCCGTAGTTTGAAAGCAGAAGGACATTCCTCTTCCTATATAAAATAGAAGAGATGGTTTCAGTAGCTGGCTCAAACCGACGTTGGATGTTAGTTACTCCATGATAAGTATGAGTTTTTAAAACGAAAGTAGATGACATCTTCAAGAGTTAGCACTGCACAGTGAGGAActaaaaaaagtgtaaataaatctgttacttaataaaatttaccacAGTTATTTAGGAggtgtttaagttttgaattttagcttaaaaatcCAACAGGCTGCCATAttccccaaagtggggcacctagATTGTATCAAACATTAAAAGCGATgccatttgaaatatttttatatgtacacAGAGAACATGGATTCgtggtagcaaccgaatttgtagccaaacgaatttttcggttctatcaacagaaagttagttgacaaagaagaattttggttaaagcaaccaaacttttgttacctgTTTTAGAATATTGTAGCGACAACCGTAAAATTCGGtgactaagatagaatcattcgattggcaaaaaattcggttgctatcacgaatctgtgtTCTCTGTGTAAAAGCTTTGTTTATGAATCGCTTTTGCTGATATTTTAAACTCATATAGAAATTTTtgatcaaaatttaaaagtggaaaaaagtactgaaaaaattaccaaaaatggtaatttttttattctgttGAATAAAACGAGGTCTGGCCTATAAATTCCATCTGCAGAATATTTAAGAATATATTAAGGCATCCAAAaaagagattttaattttttgaaagcagctatgcgattagtGAAAATGTTGTCTATGctataatttacataaaaaaataggtcaacttCGGAAGACTCTGGACAACGCAGTATTACGAAGTTTGATATTATCATGcctttataatatttcccaagGTGTTTTTAGAAGTatcttttagaaaaatataaacacattatctatatttttttttattttatgtataatttaaaattaatgtaagtacttttttcaaaaaaatggcgaaaaaattaccttttgatattttttaatttgaatgccCATAACTTTTGATTCAGTAGAGATTATTAAACAAATCTTTCTAAAGACTTTtattcttaatttaaaaaaagaaatttcaagaaaattggGAATGTTTTGGattcattatattttttgtgttattttatggCGTATAGTGCAAAATTTCAGTTCAAAATCATGAAATTAATAACTTGTTGAAtgcttatatttttcaatatatttttctgttataaaaattattaagagtTTTTCCTTTTATATAGAATACTGTTGTAAAGCATAATCTCTCTTACAACCAAAACTAAATAGGAGTtgcattgaaaaattaaattgacgctcttgaaatttaaattttctccaaaaaatagtttttttcctACAAAATGTTACATTTAGAAAACTGGAAGTTATTTAAGGTTATTCACTAATGAACTTTGTTGAATTATAACGAACTAATTCATTCAACATTTGAAAGTCACTGGAGGTTGCTGATGAGTTATcgaaagtttaaaatatatccaacatctctcaaacatatttattttacattttattaaatttcacataaaaataattaagcagttttcaaaatattaaatgtattGAAAACTAGATTTCATTACctttccattgatatataaaacaatatatctaattgtttattaaactttaaaataatgcaTGCAAATCACACACCTTGTGAAAAAAATCTCTATTATGTTATTCAAGTCAAAGACAGCATACTATGCGCTTCTCATTTTTTCATGTACCATTTTTACTTTGCTttattgttgtgtttttcacTTGCATTAACACTCTAGCATTTGCGAATGTTTAAAGTGAGCTTAAGTAAACTTTTATTAACCAAACATT comes from Calliphora vicina chromosome 2, idCalVici1.1, whole genome shotgun sequence and encodes:
- the LOC135952460 gene encoding uncharacterized protein LOC135952460 — translated: MNLKKLLISTLIVVIAYTRCTDARRRIKSQRTAPLKNNKIIAHHNESGQHKSGSSVNSYPKQQASNPNPGKVANSPAAISRQPNQPIAKPRISNQPVYIVNSQQQNTHSSGNDNFIAGYVAGSAAAHRKRRRKTTTIAPSTTKTPCLNDAPMPNNNLPQQQNNSEALSLPCDAISLSAESPTILNINADNTQAPGNAVTPAIRRKRRRKTTTVVPITEEPMPDINQPQQQNPGDNVETFSISTASPGNTNVNANNILFK
- the LOC135951385 gene encoding putative uncharacterized protein DDB_G0282129; its protein translation is MNLKIVLFSTLIVAILCTICVEARTRNRKKTVTHHSGSGHNKRGSESGQHIADSTHHRSPDSHPKQRTHKTNTINAENHHIDNSHGPNQHAVNTHTDTSHGPNQAIANHHTDTLHGPNQPVVNTQTDTSHGPNQAIAHQTTDTLHGPNQAIANHNTDTSHIPNQPVYVVHVQQQNAHSSGNDDFEAGYAAGSAAARRMRKRRTTTTTTTVAPKTTTSTTSVPTTTTNQCLTEAPISGAQQYSLPDSYPNQQTHNLYNGEVANPPLAAFQNPNNIVYDSNLQNVHASGYNQNNRDVSNPPTDAWQNPNQPAYLVNLQQQNLHASGNGPIQKLNHPQQQNPVVNCGSISSSTESINILNTSVNNNVLQ